In Merismopedia glauca CCAP 1448/3, the following are encoded in one genomic region:
- a CDS encoding BON domain-containing protein codes for MAWLQRLFGMEKPQDAQVNASASDSQTAPERVGLNGEYDESGLAKRVALAFDQDSNLTDVDTLWVAQTGGTVVLKGTVPSQDILSQMVSVAEGVNGATSVNTDQVTVG; via the coding sequence ATGGCTTGGTTACAAAGATTATTTGGCATGGAAAAGCCACAAGATGCCCAAGTTAACGCTTCAGCTAGCGACAGTCAAACTGCTCCTGAAAGAGTAGGACTAAATGGAGAATATGACGAAAGTGGTTTAGCCAAGAGAGTGGCTTTAGCTTTCGATCAAGATTCTAATCTGACTGACGTAGATACTTTATGGGTAGCTCAAACTGGGGGTACTGTAGTACTTAAAGGTACAGTTCCCAGTCAAGATATTCTAAGTCAAATGGTATCTGTAGCTGAAGGTGTAAATGGGGCTACTAGCGTCAATACAGACCAAGTTACTGTTGGTTAA